In Solanum pennellii chromosome 7, SPENNV200, the following are encoded in one genomic region:
- the LOC107024282 gene encoding protein ELF4-LIKE 3-like isoform X2 — MEGDTFSVLGNNGTQIDGKVFQTFQKSFVQVQNILDQNRLLINEINQNHESKIPDNLSRNVGLIRELNNNIRRVVDLYADLSCSFTKSVDASSEGDSTGKATHKRSKPL, encoded by the coding sequence ATGGAAGGAGATACATTTTCAGTGTTAGGTAATAATGGTACACAAATAGATGGTAAGGTATTTCAAACATTTCAAAAGAGCTTTGTACAAGTGCAGAACATATTGGATCAGAATAGATTGTTAATCAATGAGATAAATCAGAATCATGAGTCAAAGATCCCTGATAACTTGAGCAGAAATGTTGGTTTAATCAGAGAGTTAAACAATAATATCAGAAGGGTTGTTGACCTTTATGCAGATCTTTCATGTTCATTTACAAAATCCGTAGATGCTTCATCTGAAGGGGATTCTACTGGAAAAGCTACACATAAGAGGAGCAAACCTCTTTAG
- the LOC107024282 gene encoding protein ELF4-LIKE 3-like isoform X1 has translation MIMQNKKKMKITYRDMRVMSGHFWVRRFPLLKLPCFELKEKRRIVFSNKIMEGDTFSVLGNNGTQIDGKVFQTFQKSFVQVQNILDQNRLLINEINQNHESKIPDNLSRNVGLIRELNNNIRRVVDLYADLSCSFTKSVDASSEGDSTGKATHKRSKPL, from the exons ATGAtaatgcaaaataaaaaaaaaatgaaaattacgTATAGAGATATGAGAGTTATGAGTGGTCATTTCTGGGTCAGGAGATTTCCTCTTTTGAAACT GCCCTGTTttgaattgaaagaaaaaaggagAATTGTGTTTAGCAACAAAATAATGGAAGGAGATACATTTTCAGTGTTAGGTAATAATGGTACACAAATAGATGGTAAGGTATTTCAAACATTTCAAAAGAGCTTTGTACAAGTGCAGAACATATTGGATCAGAATAGATTGTTAATCAATGAGATAAATCAGAATCATGAGTCAAAGATCCCTGATAACTTGAGCAGAAATGTTGGTTTAATCAGAGAGTTAAACAATAATATCAGAAGGGTTGTTGACCTTTATGCAGATCTTTCATGTTCATTTACAAAATCCGTAGATGCTTCATCTGAAGGGGATTCTACTGGAAAAGCTACACATAAGAGGAGCAAACCTCTTTAG